The Eulemur rufifrons isolate Redbay chromosome 14, OSU_ERuf_1, whole genome shotgun sequence sequence AGAAGGGAGGGGCCAGGTGGTCGTGTTGGTCCGGGCCCTGCCATGTGGATCCccagggggcggggtgggagtGGGTGTCCTCATCACGCTCCCAGGTTCCTGCAGCATCTGCGCATCACCACGCCTCACTGTGGGGTGGAACAGGTGCAAGATTCCACGTCACAGGGCTATTGAGAAGAGCGAGGAGACAAGTGTGAGAAGTGACTCTCCTGGTCTCTGGCACAGCCACTAAGTGTGAGCTCAGCGCCATGTCTCCCCCACAGAGCCAAGCTGAGGCCTGTGAGTGGCGGGCGCGTGGCGAGGGAGTGCAGCCCACCCCCAGAGTGGGGCAGGGCCGCCTCTGCCTGGGTCCAAGGATTTGGGAGCTCGCCCCTAAGAGGCTGGAGCCAACGTCTCTGCCTTTGCCTTTCCTCCGCCCCAGGTATCTACGTGTGTGCCAAGTGTGGCTACGAGCTGTTCTCCAGCCGCTCGAAGTATGCACACTCATCCCCATGGCCGGCATTCACCGAGACCATCCACGCTGATAGCGTGGCCAAGCGTCCAGAGTACAACCGACCTGGAGCCCTGAAGGTaggtggcaggggcaggagctggggaggcagggaggcccagaGAGCCAGTCCCACCTTCCCAGCTCTGCTCACCCCACAGCTCCAGGGCCTTAGAGTCTGTCTCTTCCAGGCCTCTGGCCTCTGGCTGGGGCTGCCAGCCCAGACTATCGGGAGAGGCTGGTGTCCTGGGAGAACATGGGAAACAGGACAGCCTTTCTGGGTTGGCCCCAGGATGAAGGTCGATCTCACATGGGCAGCTAGTTTGGGGGATGGGCTTGCAGGGAGAGACACCATCTGCTGGTAGCACCGAGGGCCATAGCTGCGGCTGTTTCACGGCCAGAGCTCAAGTGGCTGCTTTGTGGTCTTCCCAGGTGTCCTGTGGCAGGTGTGGCAATGGGTTGGGCCACGAGTTCCTGAATGACGGCCCCAAGCAGGGGCAGTCCCGATTCTGAATATTTAGCAGCTCGCTGAAGTTCATCCCTAAAGGTGAGCGCGCCTCGCACAGCTGGGACGGGCCTGTTGTAGGTCTCAGGGTCTGGGTTGGGGGAGCACGCTGTGCTCGTCCACTTGTCATGACAAAGTACGGGGGCACCAGAACACACTGCCCAGTGCCACCCCCAAAGGGATGAGAGGGCAGAtgctctgcttcctctgccttGTTGATTGTGGGTGCCCCGTGGTTTTCTCCAGAGGCCTGGCCTTTCCCCGGGGCCAGTGTCGGAGGCgggtgggcagaggctggggaccTGGGGTGTGTGCGTCTCCTCCGGCTGTAGCCGTGAGCTTGCCTGTCAGCCTGGCTGAGCCTGGCTCCTCCTCTGCTGAGTGGCGCgtggcagagcctccttcacAGGCCGTCGAGGACAAGTGCAGTTAGTGTGCGCCTGGAGCCCGGCACATAGTAATAGCTCAGTAAATCCGCGCTGCTGTTGCCAGTATTCTCACTGTTTGTAGTGTGGGTCTGGGGAGTTGTCACCTGGGTGCATTTCATCTCAGAGCAGCCTCGTCTCTGGCCCACTGTCCGCACCCTCACGCAGGTCCTTGTGTGTCATCGCATGTCTGTCTGCAGACCCAGCCACCCTCCGGACTCCGCCCCGTGCTCTGTAGTTTGAATCCAGGTCCCCCCTTGCTATCCACAGGCCCAGCCTCACCCTTGTACAATGGCTTGTCAGCAGCACGTGTTCACAGCCATCGCTGTGCTGTGGGGCTGTGAGCGGGCTGTAGGGTCTGGCGCATGGCAAGCACACGGTGACATTTTGTCCTTTTGTTATTTGTCCATCATATGTGTGGAGAAAGAAGAGATTCTGGGTTCTCCTGTAGATCTCAGGGAACGAAACAGAGCAAATGGACTGCCATGAGCTAggcatcttgtccctccctctcctggcccGCAGGGGACGTGTCTGGAGCATGACTTCACAGTGACTTGCTCTTCTCTCCCAACCCTCCTTTCTTTCAGGCAAAGAAACTTCTGCCTCCCAGGGACACTAGGCGGCAGCCCACACTCCACACTATGGCCACATTCTGGCCATCCTACTTTGGAATTGGAACCCTAGACATTCAAACAGGGAAGCCGGCGGGGGTGGCTGAAACCTCCGGAAGGCTCCCAAGCCTTGGTTCTGAACAGGATCTCCTTTGCTGGTAGTTCATACCCCCTGCCAGGACCGGCCAGCTGTTTTGGCCTCCCGCTCATTCAAGGAGTCTCCAAGGAGGTGGGCTCTGGGTGCAGCTCATCTTTGAATGACGTCACACCCTCGCCTTCTCTTCTCAGCCCACTGCCCATTCCCTGTCTGTCTGGACTCACCCCGTGGGGCCCAATTCCAAAGCTCTGGTCCTCACCAAAGCTTATACCCACATACCCTGGCTGTGCTAGGTGACAGAATGCAAACAGAAGCTGCCCTGGCCAGCTGCTCCAGCCCTGGTCACTGCATGATCCCCTCTGGCTAAACCCTTCCAGGCCAGCCAGAGTGGTGATGTCCATGACCCGCTGGGGGAGCAGACCGGTGGGACACACCCTTGGTTTCTCGTCCACGAAGGGAGAAGCCTGAATGCCGTTTCACAATCTGTGCGGATGTAGTTTGCCTCACTCAGGCTTAGGAAAGTGGCTGTTGCTCCATCCCTGTAACCGCGCAGCACTGGGGCCCTGGAGTTTACACCCTGCAGAGATGTCCCTTCTCAAGACACGGGGACCGTGCCTTACTGTACGTGCTCAGAGCTCTTGCCACGTGGGAGATGGGTGATGCTGACATCCCCACACCCATCTTGAATATTTTCTGGAGTAATCAGGtggaaatcaataaacaaatgaaacccAAGCCtgctgtcttttttattttgttttgttttttgaaacaaggtcttgctctgtctaccaggctagagtgcagtatcctcatcttagctcactgcagcctcccactcctgggctcaagtgaccatctgccacagcctcctgagtaactggaaccACAGGCGCATGGCTCCACAcctggcaaattaaaaaaaaaatttcgtagagatgggggtctcgctatgttgctcaggctggcctcaagcgcccacctcagctttccaaagtgctaggattacaggtgtgcatcactgCGCTCAGCCGGGCCTGCTGTCTTTATGCCAGGACATGAATGGTGGACCTTtgcacagtttaaaaatatttgttgagcatctgctgtgtgccCAGTTCCAGCCTCGGTGCTGGGGATTCGGCTGTGAGCAAGATGGGGTCCTGGCCACCAGGACACGTGGTGTGGCTGGGGAGGCACGTGGCAGTCAGTTACTGTCAGGTCCTCATAGGGCCGGGAGCAACTGAAGAGTAGCGATGCCCGAATGTGGAGGTgaggggggctgggggctgcccctTTGGCTCCACGGGTCAGGGAGGAGGACTCCGAGGAGGGTTGTCTCAGCTCAGCAGCGGCAGGTGAGAACCGAGGAGAGCGGCTCTCAGGCAGTGGGCTCAGTGCGTACAAAAGCCCTGAGCCCTCAGCAAacctggcctggcccaggccctgaAGGGGGAGGTACAAGGTGTGACCCACAAGGAGATGAAAAAGAATTATGCGATTGCCCCAATTTATATTGACAGAAATCTGGGGAAGAGTGTGGGGATGGATATTAGGGGTGGGCGTTTTGTCATTCTGACCCCATGGCTGGGATCACCCCAAAAGTTGTACCAGGGGAGTTCCCACAAGGGAGTGCCCCAAACCATCCTGAAATGGGTCTcgctgagacccagagaaagcAGCACTGAATGCCGGGTGCTCAGTTGGAAGCATTAGGGGAACTTGCTCACAGAGGGTGGCAGCAGTCGGCACCTCCTCTCCCTGTGGTGCCCCCTTTTTTGCCAGGTGGAGCCCACAGGGCACCTGCTTGCTAGCCAAGTGCCGGTTCAGGGGCAGCCGGCCCTGGGTGCTCTGGGAACGGCCAACAGCAGCTGGCAGGCCTGGGCACGGCAGGGCACATCAGCCCGGGTGAGGGCAGGTGTGTCCGGGACACCGTGGAACCCAGGAGGAGCCCAGGGCAGTAAACGTTTGCGTAATGAGTGAACTGATAATGCTTTGAACTTTTGCTCACCCAGCTTTTCTTTCCCCTGAGTGACAAGTGCCAGGGACAGCCGGGACCCTGGTGCGCGGGTGGCCTGTCTCAGGAACCTCCCTGCCAGGGGCGggcgggcagatgggagggggcgTCGGAAGGGTCGGCGAAGGTCACTGCCGAGCCAGGCGAGGCCACCGTGCCGCTCACGCCCATACGTCGCCATCAAGGCCACCTCCCCGGCCGGCGCAGGGGCCGTGTGCAgcagggccagcagggggcgcGCTCGCCCCGCGCCGCCGGGGGCCCGGGGCGGGAGAGCGCGCAGGCGCGGGGCGGCGCTGCAGTTCTCCGAGGCGCCGCCCGGGGCGCCGCGGCTCCGACGACACGGCGGGGGCTCCGACGACACGGCGGGGGCTCCGACGACACGGCGGGGGCTCCGACGACACGGCGGGGGCTCCGCACCACCCCGGCCCCGCGGCCCGCGCCCAACAGGCCGAGCCTCGCAGCGTCCGAGGGTGCTGGCGCGGGGACCCGCTTGCTGGCTTCGCGAGCGACGATGCAGCGAGAGCAGTCGAGGCCCGGGTGCCCCTCCCGAGCCAGCGCGACCGAGGCAGGGCTGGGGTCGGGCGGGACGGCGGCGTGGCGGGGCGCGGGCGGAGGAGGACGCCGGATCAGGCGAGCCCGGCCCGCCTCCCGGGCCTCCCGCTCTGCCCACGTCGCTCCGCACAACCGAGACAGCGCCTGGCTGCCTCCCAGCAGTCATCTGTGCGAAATAATAGGCAGACCAGGTATTAACTAAGTCCCCTCCGTGGCTCCCACGGCCCCTGCAGGCGCTGTCCGCGGCCGACCCCACCTCCAGCTTGATTTCCTGTCTGGAAAGGAGCTCAGTGGTACTTATCATAATTACGTTGTGTTTATGCCCCAAACCCTCGCGCCTGCCCTCTAGGCAAAGCGGACTCGGGTCTAGAAACATACCCCTGTGTTCCTGGAGTTCCTTGgtccctcttcttcctcatcccctccccacctgtcAGTATCCTTCTAGAAGCCTTTCCTGGTGGCTCTGCCCTTGCCGCCACTGCAGGGGCCCTGGGCGAGCCTTCTATACGCACAGCTCTTCTGGCAGGTCTCACCCCATCCCAGGTCAGAGGTCCTCAAGGCCATCAGCTGGCATTTCATCCTCTTCCTCACAGGCGGAGCCCAGTGAGACGCCAGGTACAGAAGCAGCAGATGAGCAAATGCTCATCAAACTGCGCCGCCTACTGCCCTCTCCTGCGGGGTTGCACAATTTAGGACGGGTGCCAGGTGTGTACTCCACGTCTGCACGAGCACGGGCATGGTCTCACCCCAGGACCTCCTTTCACCCTGTCCTGGTCCTGGGCACTAGGGCTGTGGTCAGCTGAGCCCCTGAAAGACAGTCGGTGGGACGCCAGTGACAGGCGGGAggggaggtgctggggaggggccgAGGGTGACCTGTGCATAAGCCTCCCCCACTTccagcccctctccagcccccagAGCCTGTCTCCTTGTAGAACCGTGGACATTCTCCATGGTTCAGTCCCTGGTTTCCTGTCTTACCATGTTTCATCTCCAACCGGGACATTTACAGGCTACTCTTGGCTTCGCAGGGCTTGGTGGCTGGGTCCATTGCAGGAGACTGGAGGAGAGTCTGGCCAGAGCTAGCTGGGTGGCGTGCCAGGGCCTGTGTGGTCTGCTCCTGTCCCTGGAGTCAGCCTGGTGGCCCTGGGCTCCCCGTTCCACCTCAATTCCAGTGGCTTTTTGTTCTCTTAGTCTGGGAGTGCGGTTCTTTGCTGGACCCTGAGACTCGGGGGCCGGGAGGCCCTGGTGTGTgtccagggctggggggagggcagggcaatTGGAGCTAGAGAGAGGACAGCAATGACCAGTGTGGGGGACGAGGGATGGAGTCATTGTTCTCTGAGAAAGGGGTGGGGGCTGAGTCTGAAGTTCCTGAAGCTTAGGaggggcctggggggtgggggaggcagctgCCCCAGGCTTGGGGTCTTCCTGAGCACCGAGCCCAGCAAGACTGGCCATGTGCCTGTCTGGGCAGCTGGGGACGGACGCTTGCCCTGGAGGTGAGCGCGGATGGAgtggggcctggcctgggggtCCTGTCTGCTGGCCAGGCTGGCCCTGCTCTTCAGAGTGGGCTTACTGGCCGTGACACTGCTGTGTGGGGAGATTCACTTGGGGCTTTCCACACTGGGGGGAGAAGGTGACTGGGGCCCGGACCTCTGCACCCCCGTCCACATGTGCCCGCACCCACACCCGGGATATGCACACCCACGCCGTGTCAGGGACAGGCACGTCTGTCCTGTGCCTTCTGCAGAGCATGGGCCTCCTGAGCCTGTGTCCAGGTGTTCACGGTCACCTCTCAGCCATGGGGATCACAGACGGGGCATGGCTGGACAGACTTGGCCGCAGAGCCCCAGTGGCCTGACCTGGGGCCACCTGGATGATGCCCTGCCCTCCCCTAGGGGCTGAAGGGCTTCCATGCCGAGGCCTGGCTTGAGGCCAagaaggtggaggaggtggaaatgGGGGAGCCCAGGCTCCGTGGGACCCTCCTGCAGCCCCCTGCAGACCCTCCTTGGGGATAAAGGCCTGGGTAAAGGATTGCTACATTGTTATGAGTTGAGCTGCCGGGCTGGTGGGTGAGTAGCAATTTTCAGGGCCCAGTTGTGCATCCTGGGGACCTGGCTCCCTGCCCCGGTCAAGCAGGGACCAGTAGCAAATGGCCCTCTGTGCTGATCCCTCCAGGAACACCCACGGGAAGGGAAGGCGGCTGGCCGGAAGCAGGCTGGGGGCCACCCCTCTGCGGAGAGGGGCCTGGTTCCTCCTGGCAAACCCTGcgtccctctctcctctctactCCTGCCCAGGGGAAGATCTTCCTGTGTCCCTCCTGACACTGGGGATCTGATCTGCCCTGGCAAACCCCGGGCAGCCCCAGGACCTTTCTCTGTTAGTGTACCCAGGTCACCAGGAACCAGATGTCCCGGGTTCTGGCAGGCCAAGCTGGCTTGCCACTGTGAGGCCAGGGAGGCTTTCCCCTCTACTCTTGTCCCTAAGGAAGACGGAATTATGAGGTGCTCAGGTCCCCCAAGGAGAGAGCAGATTCAGGGCACCCCTGCTTGTACTGTGGGCACTGTGACATGTCCTCTGCCCCCTTATCATAAAGAACAGTCACAGAGCACTTAGGATGGGGCACTCAGAGGCAGGAGCTAGTGTCACCTTTGCTCGATGAAGTGGAAAAGTGAGGATGGGGCTGCCCAGTCACCTGCCAGGGGGCAGAGCGGGGCTTGAATCAGCCCTGAAGGCCCCAGAGCCTTGCTGCCAGCCTCGCCCCGTCCGCAGCCATGGGCTTGGCCCTGTGGGCCTGGGGGTGGTGGGATGGGGGAAGGCCTTTCTCCGGGGCCCCTCCTTGGAAGGGAACCACATCCTCTATGTGCCCCGGCAAACCAGGCATCTGAAGTGGGAAAAAACCCACCGAAATCAAGGACAGCCGGGCCTGCCCTCTGGCCACAGTACCCGCCTCTGCTCCCCTTGCAGGCTCTGAATCAAATCTAGCAGGCTGTGGGAGCGAGTCTGGGGGTTAGAGGGTGTGGTTTTCAGGGAGGGAGTTCCCAGAGTTCCTGTATGTGTGAAATCCCACACGGAGGGAGGAAAGGCAGTTAGTAATCACGTTCCAGAGTGGGGCAGCTGCTTCCATGCCACGCCCTGCTGCTGGCGGGCCTGGGCCGGGGGTGCCcggggaagaggcagagaggggTGTGGGTGAGGGACACGCACAGACACTCTCAGTCACACATGTGTGCACGTACACACACTGACGGTCACTCAGTCACTCAACAAACGTTTATGAGCACTCACCGTGGTTGGGTGTGGAGCCACAGAAGGGATCAAGACTGACCCATCCCTGCCCTTGCAGAGCTCGTGGGCAGGCGGAGGCAGATGGGTGTCTCAACCGCCCTCAAGGGGATGGTTACAGACTGAGAAGGGGCAGACAGAGCGGGATGCTGGCCATCGGTCTGTgaggccaggctgggccctgCTCCCACCATGACTGTGCTCCCTGGGACCCCTTCCTGCTCTGGCCCCCCGTGTCGTCCCCCCAGGGATGGGGTTTCCTGGGCCTTCTCCCTCCCACACGCTCCCTCCGCCGCGTCAGGCCTCACTCCACATGCTGACCGTCTGCCTGTCTGAGGCCGGGCAAGGCGGGTGGACAGACAGACCACCTACCTGGCTGTCCTGCCTGGACAGGGGTCCAGAGGAGCTCAGGCGTGGGGGACCCTCAAAGCTGCTGGGCCCCTGGGAGACCCGGCTGGGCAGAAGGAACTTGCTAATGCCTGTTTCTTGGCAGAGGAGGCTCACGCAGACAGAGGTGAGTGACCCTCCCAGGGCACAGGGACAGCCCCCACCCTATGTCCCCATGGCTTGGTCTCTCTTTTACCATGTGGCCCAGAGAGGGGATCCACCATCCATAGGTCACGCAGGAGCCAGCCcggagctggggctgggccccaggggtggcagggcaggggcagagagagcaGTGCCCAGATatctggggaggggggaggacgcAGCCCTGTGCGTGAGGAGCCCAGAGAGGAAGGATCTGGAACTATCACCTTCATCAGGGGTCGCACATGGAAtcccacatgacccagcaattcctctcctaGGCACACACCTGAGAGAAACGGACAGGTCCACACGAACCCTTATgcacgaatgttcatagcagcattattcataatgcaCTTCCAAAacgtggaaacagcccaaatgtccctCAAGGGACGAGGAATAAACCAAATGTGGGCTGTCCACACGAAGGAGCATCATTCTGCCATAAGCAAGGGATGACGCACTGACACAGGCGACATGCATACACCGGGAAGACACTGCTAAgcgagagaagccagacacagaaggacaaatgtaTGATGCATTTCTATGACatgtccagagtaggcaaatccacagagacaggacgtaggttggtggttgccagggggtggcggggatttctttttggggtgacgaaaatgttctgaaatgggttgtggtgatgactgcacaacaTCATGAATATACTGGACACCACTGGACTGTGCACTTCAACCTCTGAGTTGTACGGTTTGTGAATTATGTCTCAGTAAAGCTACCACCAGAAAGGACCTCAGAGTCAGGATCGGGGTCTCCCTCTTACAAAGAAGGAACAGGGGCTCAGGGCTGGGAAGAGCCAGAGGCCCTGTGGCcagaggaggtggggctggaacaagcctcagcccccaccccagggatgGGCTCCAGGTCCTGCCCTCCAGGGGCTCCCTGCTGGGAGTCTGGTCTCCTCCTCCCCAACTAACCGTCACCTCCAGAAAGCCTTTCCTGAGCCCTCCGCCCATTCGGAGCCTTCCACtgaccagcatttattgagcgcctgcggggtgccaggctctgtgttagGTGCTGGGATACACTGGTGAGCAAACACCCCAGATTTGCACCACCCCTCACGGGAGGGGAgatggagggtgggggcagggggccagCTTCCAGTAGAACTCTGCATGCAGACGCCTTGTCCCTGGACCTCACCCTGCCCCAACATGGTCTGCATCCTGCCGTTCTTGGTCAATGCCTCCTGGAAGGTCCTCTGGCCCTCAGCAGATGAGGGGCTAAGGCACAGTCACCCAGCAGGCGGATGGCAGAGCAAAAGCCAGGAGATGGGAATGACCATGTTGGTGCTGGCGCAGGGAGGTGGAGGGGCCACCAGGGAATACAAACTGGAATTTGGAGTCCTGAACAGTGACTGCTGAGACTGGTGGGTGCTGCAGGCTGGGCGGGACCCTCCCCAGGACACAGTTGTAAGGAGAGCCAGCTTGTCTGGAACAAATCCCATTTTCAGCTAGACCAGAAGAACTTCCCCTGACCCCACGTGTGCTGGCACGCTCTCCAGATGGTGCTGAACCAACCTGCCTGCGGGGCTCCTGGCTGCGGGTTGCCCTCACGGGCGGGTGCAGCCCCAGCATCTGGACCCTGGTTGGGGGCCTGGTCAGTGCTCTCCACCCCATCAGCCCCGGGGGGCCCCATCTGGCCAGGCTGTTCCTAGGTGGGAGCTAGGAAATGGCTGTGGGTCACGGAAGCCTCCTGCACTTCCGAGGCAGCCCAGGCTGCTGGGACTGGTCCAGATGCCATTAGGCCCAGGAACTGTTCATTAAGGAGCAGAACCCAGGACTGAGGTGTCAGGACATAGGCTGGGCGTCTGCGCGGAGCCTGTGCCCGCCTGGCATCCTCCCCACAGCCGGGAAGGCTGgtgcagaggcagagagaggacccAGGTCCAATTCTACCTCTATGCCAGGCTGTGCAAGTTGCTCACCCTCTGGGAAGCTCAGGCTACTCTCCTCTGCCTTCCGagcaggctggggggtgggggagggggggctgggGTCGTTCCTGAACCTTGGGGGGATGAAGCTGCTGCAAGTGTCCCGACCCAGGAAGTCCCACAGCCGGGGACTCTCACACCCCTCGGAGGAGCTCCCAGGGCAGGAGCTGAGCGCCAGTCCTCCCCGCAGCACAGGTGTCCTCCAATCCCTCACACCTCCAGTGGGAGCTACTTGGTCACCCACGTCCCAGGGGAAGGCAGGTGGACTAGGCTGGGCAGGAGGTGTGACCCCATAGACAGGATCAGGGGACTCAGCTCTCCACCGCGCCCCTGGGAAGGACGGCTgtcttctctgagcctgtttccccgACTCTAAAACGGTAACTGGACCTGCCTAGTCCTCCCCAGCAGGCAGGGCTGTGACCCAGATGAACCGCTGGGCCGACTGTCGGCTGGGAGTGCAAGGCCGCCCATTCCCCGccgcacacccctcccccacgTTCTGGGAACCCCCTCTGCGCACGAGGGTGCTGGCCTGGCCTCATTCTCCCTTCCCAGGCGGGGCGCCCGGGTCGACGCGCTTCTTCGGTCCACTGGGCCTGGCGATGAGGCTCCCGCTCCTGGAGACCGGGGCTCGGCCCGCGCACCTGCGGCCCATGTCCCGGAGCGGGGCGGACCGGCCCTCTAAGAGCGGGTCCTGCGGCCCGCGCCGCCCTGTCACTGCCCTGTGTTCCGATCCGCCGCCGCCCCGCTGCGTCCTCCCTGCGCAGGGGTGAATACGCCGGAGCCGAGCGAACCGGAGCCCCGGGTCTCGGCGCAGGAGCCGCCAAGTAGTCCCAGCGGCGCCGAGTCGCGCCCAGGCGTCGGTGGGTGCCGGCGTGTCCCTGTCCCGGCGGTGTCCGGGAGGGGGCGGGactccccagccccgccccggccccggccccgcccgctcCCGCCCGCTCCCGCCCGCTCCCGCCCGCTCCCAGGCACTGGGGCAGCGGGGCGCTGAGCAGAAGCCGGGCGCCCGCGGGCTGAGCGTGGCGCTGGCCGGGATGCGCGCCCGCCTGCGGCCCCCGCTCTCGGGCCAGGGCGCGGCGCGACCCCATGGCAGGTAGCGGTGGCCTGGGCGGCGGGGCCGGGGACGGCCAGAGCGCGGGGACCGGGCAGGGGGCTGCACTGAGGGCGCCCCGCGCGCCACTGCTGCTAGTGGCTCTGGTGCTCGGCGCCTACTGCCTCTGCGCTCTCCCGGGCCGCTGCCCTCCGGCCGCCCGCggccccgcgcccgcccccgcGCCCACCCAGCCGCCCCGCACCGCCCGCCGCCCCGGAGCGCGGGCTCTGCCAGTGGCCACCGGCCCGGGCCGCCGGCGCTTCCCGCAGGCGCTCATCGTGGGCGTGAAGAAGGGCGGCACGCGCGCGCTGCTCGAGTTCCTGCGGCTGCACCCCGACGTCCGCGCGCTCGGCTTCGAGCCCCACTTCTTCGACAGATGCTACGCGCGCGGCCTCGCCTGGTACCGGTGAGCGCCCGGCCCACGCGCCCCGCGGCTTTGGTGCGCCCGGCGGTGCCTTCCTGGGAGGGCCTCGTGCGCGCCGGGGTCTCTCTGGGCACGCAGCGGGGCAAGGTCTCTGGGCAGGACCCCAAGGAACAGCTCCGAAAGGAGGAATGGTACCTGGTTGCGGGTCCCAGAAACTTTGGAAACTCCGGGGAAAGCCCTGGTTCGTGTCTGCTGAGGGACCCAGCgagactgggggagggggtgcgATCCAGCCGGGAAGTAGTTTCAAGCTAGTGGGATCACTTGGGAGCGTTAGAAATGCCTGCTGCTCAGTCGCCTCCTCGGCTGGGTCACTCTGGGCATGTCTGCCCATCTGACCGCTGGCTAGTTACCCTAGGAAGGGGCCTCCAGGTTCCCTGCAGCCTCCCCAAGACCCCGACCCTGGCCAGACCACCCTTGGTGGTCCTGGGAGTCTGGAGAAAGACCAGGCTCTAgagaggaggaaactgcctcTAAGTGGGGGCCCGAGGGCAGAGGTTCAGGCTCCAGCCTCAAGCATGGGGCTCTGTGGCTGCTCTACCCCCAACCCAGGAGGGACTTGGGGAGCCATGGTGGAATGTGGGGACCACCCGGTCCCAGCTAAGACAGCCCATCCTGGTGGCTGGTCATCCCCAAGCTTGGGCCGAGCCCCTGCCCAGGGTCACCTGGGGAATTagtgctgggggtgggcagtggcAGGACCCAGACTCTTGGCTCCAGGTGCACCAGTCTGTGTTCTCAGATCCTCTTCCTCCGGCCTCCCCACCGCCATTTGTTAACTTTGCTTTTTGCATTAAAACTACTCTTGGGtttgcagggcaggcagggcgggGCCTCTGTGAGAAGGGGGGGCTGGCTCCTGGGCTTTGAGGGGTTGTGCTGTCAGGGGTGCAGGGAAGCCAGGTGGTGGTGCGGGGAAGATGAGGCCATCCTGGGCGCCTGGCCGAATGCTGCCATCCTCAGCTCAGGCTCCAGGGAGAGACCCCGGCCCTCCCGGACTGCAGCAGGGTACACGGGGCCCTCCCCCCTGCAGCTCTAagatggggaggaggagcagtgagaggggaggggggagagggttGAGGACACGCAGCTAACTGGTGCGCAAACTTCAGAGCCCACCGACCCCAGAGCAAGAGCATCTCGGCTGGGTTTAGCTCTAGAAGGTTCTCCAAGAGTGAGCATCCTGAGGGTTCTGGCGCTTGGTCTGGGGAGAATGGGGCCACAGACAGCCAGGGCCAGGCAGAGACTGGGGGTCAGATCctcagccctgggaggggcactTGGGGACACTGATGCCCAGGATGGGAGTGGGGGCTGTTCAGAAGACTATAGCCCTGGGAGAGactctttcttcctcatttttaaacCCCCACCtccatgggggaggggagggtgcagaGGATTGGGAGGGGTTGGCTCCCTTGGCCCCATTAATCTGGTGTGTCA is a genomic window containing:
- the MSRB1 gene encoding methionine-R-sulfoxide reductase B1 — its product is MSFCSFFGGEIFQNHFEPGIYVCAKCGYELFSSRSKYAHSSPWPAFTETIHADSVAKRPEYNRPGALKVSCGRCGNGLGHEFLNDGPKQGQSRFUIFSSSLKFIPKGKETSASQGH